The DNA region TACCCGGCTTGCGAATCGTTGACCGAGTTTTCCGGGAACGTGGGTCCGTGATCCGTGCTCAAGGGAAGGAAAATAGGAAGAGAACATATTTCACTCCCCTCCCAGTTCTTTCATTTATTACAGTaccaaatattttgaaaagtacaATTTAACCCTCTAACTTCCATAAAATCATTTCACCTGTCCTCCTCTCTCGTTTGTCAAGGCCATTCAATCAGATCAAGTTTGCAAGAGGGATAATAAATAGTTATAAACAAAGAATGAGTTAAATTGAGTATTTTTATCGTATGCGATATATATATTACTCTGTTTTCTTGGTTCGTGTGATGCAAATCATGGAGACTGCGGATCAGTATTTCGACCTCGACGCCGTCAACAGCCACTCCGAATTGGACGCCACCATCCGCGCTTTCTTCTCCGACGGCGACGAAAATCGCCTTCCCGGACTCGTCGATCCTGTGGCGGACAGAATCGAGCCCGCTCTTCCCACCACCGACGGCGCCGCCGAGTTCCATCTCGGCCCTGGACGGTTCCCCGACTCCTGCTTCCTTCCGGTACTTCCTGCACTGGAGGTGTTTCCGGATCTCATGGATCCGCCACTTCCGCCTCCTCTACCGGAGTCCTCCTACAGGGATAGGAAGGCAGGGAATGGCTTGTCGCCGCAGAGCATAGCGGCGCGAGTGCGGCGTAAGCGGATCAGCGAGAAGACGCGGGGGCTGGGGAAGCTGGTTCCCGGCGGGAGCAGGATGAGCACGGCGGAGATGTTTCAGGCGGCGTACGAGTACATCAAGTTCCTGCAGGCGCAGGTCGGACTGCTGGGGCTCATGGTTCGTACGTattcttttttgtttttcttcctaaAATCTAATGAATTTTAGTGATTAATTATCTATCTAATCAGATTGTGAAAATAAAATAGAGAATAAAATGATGTAGGAATGGAATGCTCCCAGTAAGGTGGAGCAAAAGGTTCAGGTTCTCATCGGATCAACGCCGGTGCAAGAGAAGCTGACGGGGGAGGGACGATGCGTGGTGTCGAAGGAGGTGGTGGAAGCCATGATGGAGGATGAAGACATTAAATCGAATCCGTTGATCGCAAGAGAGCTCGACCGTTTCGTTTCATCGATCTTTCGGTAGAATGGAGATAATTGCATGCATGTAAATTTGTTGTTATTTTCTTCCAAATTGTTATTGAATTGCAAAGAAtgttctattttaatttattctCCACGATTAAATAATTTCTCGTTCGTAAGTTACATTCAtctactaaattaggttttttaAAAGGGAAAAATACCTTTCCCTTTAACCCCTTCTACTAATGTCAAATGTGAAAAAActtataaaagataattatatttttatgtttttgattttttttataatattaagagaaaaagatataatGAATTGATATAGAAAATAATTACATATATTTTCGGAGGAGTATGCTGTCCTTCATCACGCACTCAGATTTGTAGTTTATGATTTGGTTCGATTTCGACAAAGTAAAACCCCTCAGTTGAGGGTTGATATTGTATTTAAAGTTGCGCAGTCATTTTAaactatttgattttattttattcatataattaattaagtattaatttttatatattattaatagttatttataatttattgattttaattaGTAAATCAAACTATACATATGTTAAAAATATGAACAttaaattatctaaaattaattcaaatatcaaaaaaaaaaaaaagtgaagaaTTAGTTCAGATATAAATAAAGGAAGGACAAGgacataattatttttatattttttttcacatttgACTTTAGTCAAAATAgattaaatgatatttttaaaatatagagAAGTAAAATGCTACTTAGAGAAAATAGAGGGAGTTAAAAGGTATTTTgtcctttaaaaaataatttttatttaaatatataaaatattatagaaTTTTATGATTACAAATTTACTATATTACGTATTACTTAAATTATAAGCATaacaataatattaatattatacaGGGAACACTTTgcgttaatttttttaataaataagattaaataaaatTAGTTCATTTATGGTTCTTTAATAATCACGTGTACCGAATGACTGAATTACAGGGAACACTTTCCGTCCCCTAATCCCATTTCCCCACCCGTCTCCCTCCGCCTCCAGCCGCGGCTTCCTCTTCTTCGAGCTTTCTGTCGACCGGAGGTCGCAACTCTTCTCCGTTCTGCCGCTTTACTTTTTGGGAAAAGTCGCTGCGGTGTCACCTGGTTAGAACATTGACTTTCTAAATTTCAGATTCTTTTTCCAAATGACGAATTTTGTTTGAAATTCGATGCGTTTTGATATGTCTTGACCTATTCCTTATCTGTTTCCTTGCACCGTGTCCATGTTCTGAAATTGATGCGTAGTTAGAATCTCTATGGAAAGGGACCTTTAGAGCAAGCTCACAAGTGAGAAATGTGTAGGAAAAAATATACCTTTATCCAGTGGTTGAGCTCGGTTTGATACTTAGCCATCCAGGAAAAATATACACAATTATCTTGCTCTTAAGTTATACTTCACAAGGGATAGAATCATTTTGGTTCATAACACTACTGATTGGAAAAGGGATACCAAGAGTCAGCTATGAAAAGAGCTGCATCTAGCAAGCAAGTGTAGTTGTCAATCTGTAATAAATTTCATATTTTAACATTTCAAAGATTAATAGCTAAATTGTGATCAATTTAGTTTGGTTGATTAACTTTTTATATTTGGTCATGCATAGCTGTGCTGATATCCCTTGTAACCCATGCTAACCTCTTGCTTCTGCCTTTGCAATGCCAGAACAGATCTTGACAATGTGACAAGTGCTAGGAGTGAGGTAAACATTACAGTGTAACAAGTTTCTAAGTGGAACTTGTGGCATATTCTTAATTAGTGTGTTGAATATGTATTTGTACTATTTTTCCCGATGGTGTAAATTATAGTCAAGAAAATTTCATGCTTGTTTGTGTATGTTGAATATGAACATTTCTTCTTACCCTTAAAATCCTAGTACAAACATTTCCACCTATCTTATATGCTAAGTTATCAATATCAGTTAAAAGATTTTATTTGGGTGTTAACATAATATTTGGACTGATAACCAAGATTTTGGCCTAATTTTTAGTTATTTCATCAGCAATTGAACATACATTAATGTGAATTGTTGTATGCATATTGCTCATATGGACTATAACAATTGATCTCAAATCACAAGGTCAAACATCCTTCTTTCTGAAAGGTGTTAGTATGCCAGGTTGTACGAATTATTTTGCTtccttttaatttccttttttgtTATGCTTGCATTATCCGATCACACGCTTTAGGCCTAGTATTGCAGTTGaacttatttactattgcattattGACCTGGATATTTATAGAGCAATAGTAAATAAGTTTTAGGCAGATAAACAAGCTTTTAGTTATCTTGATTGAATTGGTCAGTATTGCCCGTTCTACACCATAGAGCCGCTGTTTGGTACAGAAGCAGGGCACACTATTGAAACTTGAACAATATTTGGATCCTCCACAACTAATCTTATAACGCTCTGAATCTTCTTTACCAAAAAAATCTAATGTTGTGGTGAATGCTAAATTATTGGAATCGGAGTGCAGCGGAATACACATATTAAAATCCAATTTTCTCTTAAATCATGGATCTCTTCATGGtacatatatttttaaataaaataacatgAAATAAAACATACCTTGCAATTCTCGATAGAGTGAATGATATCACAAACAAATAGGAGTCACAcgacgtgtgactcctctagcggtatccacactcactagatcacgaacttgatacgatctgttaggtgctagcctcttggatcgacaaaatCTTTTGGAAGCACTATCGATCTTTTGATGGAAGAAAGAGAGAAGTGAAAAATAGCTCATCATTCCAACCTTTCTAAGGGTGGCTATTTATAGCCTCCAAGGAGGATGAAGAGTTAAGGTCTccattaattcttcatttaagtaGAATTATGTCTtccattaattaggaagatgaagagttatgacttccattaattcttcatttaagtaGAATTATGACCTCCATTAATTCttcagggaagatgaagagttatgacTCTTCAAATTTTCCAAGGATCACAAGGATTGTGTCTATCCGAATTCTCTACTCCCTCTTCTTTGAATCAAATAAAAccatatttgatcttgacccATGTTAGCTTCCAATAtttcagaattaattaataatctaattaattcttattaattaattttagtatccactaaaataatcaattatagaTAATGTTCATGTCTCCGTACTATGCGTGTGACTCTTTAGGTTTTATATACGAAGACAGTGTAAATttatacacagactaaggtaaccgtctatcAATAGTTTTTAGTCacccaacgtgataaaattaatattagtctTAAACTATAAACCACCATGAACTGATTACTGTGTAGCCTATATCCTAATTAATTCGGTACATTATGCATcgttaccaaattaattgttttacttgatttccatgaTATAATAAGACTCCACTCGAATGATAAATCATTTCTCTtatggccatggattttgagtcactaatatctctatcaagcggtcagtatgttaactcctaatccaagataGTGATGAATCTTTTATTGTctcaacactattctctttaCACTTTGCTATACACCCAACAACCATTTTAATCATAATTTGATTAAAGACTACTTTTAACGACGTCAAAGTACATAattccacgcatagaataaatgaaggtctcaagtcaaaagatcatttacactcgttcataagaggaatgaccaatgatgcttaatatctGGTCTCCTCTTAAGTGGGACGTGtctagtgtacctctaaactcaaggcacctcaagtacaacttggatatccattccttggtctatctcgacctagtcatactcaacgTTGATCTAAATATCCATGTCTCCTCTAGATATCTTAGATCAAGACTGTTTTAAgattaatatactcattaatACATggaactttatcattaatcatatacgtacaaaAAAGTAAATGATTAACGATAAATACTTGCCTTTatgaaataattatccacaaaatacataaggaatgtcttggcacataagtgcacacactaacataaatattgttttattttttgcttgAAAAGGAAAAGGTGTGAGCAGTTCGTTTGAATACACTGTGTTATGGCTTCCATATGTGACAGACTGAGATTTTATACCTGATAAaaatcaacttttttttttaaaaaaaataaatatcgcaCGCAGGTTTTAAGTGTTTCCAAATACATTCATGCATATGTTTTTTCATGTTGGATAAGCAGTTGTAACTTTGTTCTTTCTCTAGAAAGCAGAATGGTTGGTGATAATGCAGAGATTAGTCATGCTAAAAGTGCAATCTTCAACAAAATCCATCAGAAAGATTATAGTGGTGCCAGGGCCCTTATTCTTGAAGCCTTGAAATCATCCTTATTGTTTGACCATGCCTCAGAATTGCTTGCGGTCTGTGATATTCTTTTCCATGCTGAGACAGAGAGCTATCTCCCACTTTATGGCATTGATTGGTACCTGATTTTACAGCTTGGCCCTTCTCCCGAGCCTTCTGAGATACATGCCCGCTATTCAATACTTGTATCACAACTGAATCGTGTTAAGAATGATTTGCCAGGTACAGAGTTGGCACTAAATTTTGTGAAGGAGGCATATGCTGTGCTTTCAAATCCTGTTAAACGAGCAGTCTTTGATTCCAAACGAAGTGGTTCTCGTGCTGCTCCATGCAGATCAAACTCTCAGTTTAAGGCCAGTTACTTTATGGATGCTGGCCATCCAGTGGTCATTGAAAGCAAGGTTTCAGAAAATACTTGGAGCAAAAATGGTTCTTCTACATTAACTAATGATGCTTCAGAAGATGCCACTGATTACCAACAAAAGAAAAATTTGGTGCATGTCTCAGGCTCTGTCAAATTCCAAGAGAGTTCCAATTTCGGTGatggtttatatttgaaattGCCAGAAGAAAATGAATCTTCTCAACCACAGTCAGAGACAAGGAATATGACTACTGAAAGTAATTTAGATTTTGGTGGTTCTTCCAAAAGTAAAATGAGCACGCGAGAATCTTCAGAAGACGATGCTAATCAGCAACGAAAGAAGGTTTGCATTGATGAAGCAATCTGCATCAAGGAAAAATACAGTATTTCTCAGTTCTCTAGTCCTACTAGGACTACAGATTCCGGTGGGTCAAATGCCAGTGTCCCACACTGCAAATCCAAGTTGTCTGCTAATGATTTCAAAGTAGACCAAGTTTGGGCTGTATATGATGAAAGGGATGCTATGCCTCGGTCATATGCCAAGGTAACATATATCGTTTCACCATGCACAATGTGTGTGGCATTCTTAGAACCAAATCCAATGCTTGATGAAGAAATTCGATGGGTGGAAGAAAATTTACCATGTGCATGTGGTATTTTTCGAGTTGGCAGGGAGGCTCATTTGGACATTTCCAGGTTTTCTCATCGTGTCAATTTTGATATAAGCAAAAAGAAGTCCTTCTATAGAATTTTTCCCAAGGAAGGTGAGATCTGGGCTTTGTATAGAAACTGGAACAAGAGTTGGAGAAGCTCAGATTTTCTCCATTACAAATGTCGAGTGGTGGAGATACTTTCAGATTTCTCTGAGAGTGGAATTAGCATACGAAGCTTAGTGGAGGTGGATGGATACATGACCTTTTTCACCAAGCAGTTGGATGATGGTTTCCAATTGACAAAGCAACTGAACAGAGTAGAAATGCTCAGCTTTTCTCACAGAATCCCTGCGTACAATGTAGTCGATATTAAAAACAACGCGATCCCACAAGGCTCATGGCACCTTGAACCTGATGCGCTCCCTCCTCGGTGGAGCATCCCTGATGCAGTCTGAACAGAATTTCTGACAGTAGCGTAGCTATAAGATATACTTATCTAGCTTTCAAGCTAAGTcccacttttttttttgttgaaactgGTGCCGTTACGTACCAATGTATAGTCTTTTGTTTCCACAAAGCTTCTTGTTGTTCTTGATCGCAACATCTTCACTTGTCAAAAGCTTTGGCAGTGCATCTGAGTTTTGTGAATGTTACTGCTGTGTTATTGTCCAAACAGTATATCACCTGTGGTATCCATTAAGAATATGAATTTCTACAAAAGTTTACTTGGCAATTCTTCACATGGACATCAAAATTTGTACTCCAACTGaaaggtagttttttttttttacagtaaTTCTTTCTCCCAAGTTTTATTTGGGACTTGAGAAAGAAACAAGTGACAGTGAGGAACAAGGAGAGGAAAGCACATAAAGGAAGCATTAGCTTTTATCAACAACAAATCACCAACTTCCATGTAGCCTTCTTTGGACTCCACTATTGCTTTGGTGCTTTATAGAGGTATATATATCATGTTGTGAAGAATAATATGTAAATGGTATTGATGTATAAGTGATTACTAGAATTGTTTGTTTGTCAATTTGGATTATGCACAGCAATtcttgtgaataatttttaatctCAAAATCTACATGAGAAATTCATTGGAGCAcatgcctttttttttttccattattttaccttttttattgaaaattatcttataggtgcatttttataaaatattaagaaaagaaagttgattaaaaattttcattcggaaaaaatataaaatataaaatatatattttattttttttttatttatttaaaggaaagaaaacaaatatAGTTGTTTTTTGAGGGTAAAAAaacagaagatttttttttttaatttaataatctTATTAGTTAGAAATATAAAAAAACTTTGTCTTAAACATTACAACATGAATTAAAGTAAATTTATAGCGAATATTTTCTAAGTTCTTACCAAGTAAGTTTTTTTCATCTCCACTCACGTTCCTAGAAAATAAAGCCacaagaaaaatattttactaagtctacctttttttttaaaaaaataaaaagtagaaaattttatgaaaatgtcaactacctctttaattaatattatttatactAAAAAAAGATATGTAGCAACTTATAATgagaatatttaatatatttataaaaaattaatatgaaACAATTATGTCAATGTTGAGATGGCCGAGTTGGTCTAAGGCGCCAGATTAAGGTTCTGGTCCGAAAGGGCGTGGGTTCAAATCCCACTCTCAACATATTTTTGTTTAATGGACCACATCAATTCAGGCTTTGTTTAATGGACAATATCAAATCAGGCTATCGTTAAATATTTTCAACGGACCAGATCAGATTAATTTTTCATGAAAAGATGATCAATGGCTAATTCATCTGCATATAGATAGTGTGCTTTTAACGGACGAGATCAGATCAGCTTATTATTAAACATTTCGATCAACGGCTGAAGCTCTActctcattatatatatatatatatattcgctTTCGTTATTGCGACAAACTCTCTAGGGTTGCTCTTCCTCCTCGTCTACCTTCGAAAGCTTCTCGCTCGCCGCCGCCGCCTCTACTACTTTCAAGAATTCCTCTTTTTTTTCTTCGAAAATGGCAAAATTCCATCTCTTTTTATGTTCTTTTTTTGTTTTCCTCGAGTCATCGTGTTTGATCTTTTGGTTCGCTTTGTTTCCGGTGGATTAGGTTCTTCCCAACGATATCGATCTTCTCAACCCTCCGGCCGAGCtcgaaaagaagaggcacaagctGAAGCGTCTTGTCCAGTCTCCCAATTCCTTCTTCATGGTGATTGCACGTCTCTAACCCGTAAAAATCTCAACTTTATACCTCTCTTAACTTGGTTTTCTTTGAAATTGTAGGACGTGAAGTGTCAAGGCTGCTTCAACATGTAAGATCAAGGCTCCACGTTTCTTGGTTCGATCTGTTATTATATCATGGACCGTATTTGATCTTTTTCTCTCCCTTGCAGAACCACTGTTTTTAGTCACTCGCAGACCGTAGTGGTCTGCGGAAATTGCCAGACAGTGCTCTGTCAACCTACTGGCGGCCGCGCAAGACTCACCGAGGGATGCTCCTTCCGGCGGAAGGGCGACTGAGCGTGTTTGCTCCATCGAATGTTGAGATCTTAAAGGTTTTGATCAGTTATTTCTTCTATCAGTGTAATCGAAACTGGttccatgttttatttgtaggTCTGTGATCTTGTTGCTCCTGAATTACTCTATATTTCAATCCTGTCAATGGTTTTATTTTGGGATTATTATGGTTTCCAATTGGTTCTTGTCAATGTTGTGTTCTTGGTTTTCTGATTGGGGAATTTGGTTTAATTGAATATGCCAAAGTTCATTACTCACAATCCGACTAATAATATTCAAATTATAAAAGTAAATTCAGAATATCGAATCTTTTGGAATATATATTCTTTTAATTCATTTTTGAAAACATATCCATTTCCTTCGCTGATGATTACCCATGTATTCTTCAAAAAGTGCATATGTACACATAATTAATGAGCAAAGTGAGTCAAATTTTAGGATTGAATTGGTT from Zingiber officinale cultivar Zhangliang chromosome 4B, Zo_v1.1, whole genome shotgun sequence includes:
- the LOC121978089 gene encoding transcription factor bHLH52-like, which gives rise to METADQYFDLDAVNSHSELDATIRAFFSDGDENRLPGLVDPVADRIEPALPTTDGAAEFHLGPGRFPDSCFLPVLPALEVFPDLMDPPLPPPLPESSYRDRKAGNGLSPQSIAARVRRKRISEKTRGLGKLVPGGSRMSTAEMFQAAYEYIKFLQAQVGLLGLMEWNAPSKVEQKVQVLIGSTPVQEKLTGEGRCVVSKEVVEAMMEDEDIKSNPLIARELDRFVSSIFR
- the LOC121977368 gene encoding 40S ribosomal protein S27-2-like, with protein sequence MVLPNDIDLLNPPAELEKKRHKLKRLVQSPNSFFMDVKCQGCFNITTVFSHSQTVVVCGNCQTVLCQPTGGRARLTEGCSFRRKGD
- the LOC121974669 gene encoding uncharacterized protein LOC121974669 produces the protein MVGDNAEISHAKSAIFNKIHQKDYSGARALILEALKSSLLFDHASELLAVCDILFHAETESYLPLYGIDWYLILQLGPSPEPSEIHARYSILVSQLNRVKNDLPGTELALNFVKEAYAVLSNPVKRAVFDSKRSGSRAAPCRSNSQFKASYFMDAGHPVVIESKVSENTWSKNGSSTLTNDASEDATDYQQKKNLVHVSGSVKFQESSNFGDGLYLKLPEENESSQPQSETRNMTTESNLDFGGSSKSKMSTRESSEDDANQQRKKVCIDEAICIKEKYSISQFSSPTRTTDSGGSNASVPHCKSKLSANDFKVDQVWAVYDERDAMPRSYAKVTYIVSPCTMCVAFLEPNPMLDEEIRWVEENLPCACGIFRVGREAHLDISRFSHRVNFDISKKKSFYRIFPKEGEIWALYRNWNKSWRSSDFLHYKCRVVEILSDFSESGISIRSLVEVDGYMTFFTKQLDDGFQLTKQLNRVEMLSFSHRIPAYNVVDIKNNAIPQGSWHLEPDALPPRWSIPDAV